The Methanomassiliicoccus luminyensis B10 genome includes a window with the following:
- a CDS encoding 30S ribosomal protein S17: MANEVKDIGIDVKVPETTCTDKHCPFHGELSVKGQTIEGVVISTKMDKTAVVEKNYLKYQQKYERYEKRTSHYSVHNPPCLGVKAGDQVTIMECRPLSKTVSFVIVEKR, from the coding sequence ATGGCTAACGAAGTCAAGGATATCGGAATCGATGTTAAAGTTCCCGAGACCACCTGCACCGATAAGCACTGCCCCTTCCACGGGGAGCTTTCGGTGAAGGGTCAGACCATCGAGGGAGTGGTCATCTCCACTAAGATGGACAAGACCGCGGTGGTCGAGAAGAACTACCTGAAATATCAGCAGAAGTACGAGAGATACGAGAAGAGGACGAGCCACTACTCAGTGCACAACCCTCCCTGCTTGGGAGTGAAGGCCGGCGACCAGGTTACTATCATGGAATGCCGCCCGCTGAGCAAGACCGTCTCCTTCGTGATCGTCGAGAAGAGGTGA
- a CDS encoding ribonuclease P protein component 1, whose amino-acid sequence MNVNKRDFMRSELIGLEVQVHSTTRGSEDFSGVVKDETKNTFVIRKGDREVTVPKPYHEFMFTYQGEMVLIHGSEIQHRPEDRIKKIR is encoded by the coding sequence ATGAACGTGAACAAGAGGGATTTCATGCGCTCGGAACTCATAGGCTTGGAGGTTCAGGTCCATTCGACCACCCGGGGGAGCGAGGACTTCAGCGGGGTAGTGAAGGATGAGACCAAGAACACCTTCGTCATACGCAAGGGGGACCGCGAGGTCACCGTGCCCAAGCCCTACCACGAGTTCATGTTCACATACCAGGGCGAAATGGTCCTAATTCATGGTTCGGAGATCCAGCACCGACCTGAGGATCGGATTAAGAAGATTAGGTGA
- the yciH gene encoding stress response translation initiation inhibitor YciH, with the protein MAEICPVCGLPKELCMCEEIAREQQTVRISTDSRRYGKIVTVVEGIDENDIDMDDLAKKLKSKCAAGGTAKEGRIELQGDHKKKVKEVLEQMGFKTDVR; encoded by the coding sequence ATGGCTGAGATCTGTCCGGTATGTGGACTGCCCAAAGAGCTGTGCATGTGCGAAGAGATCGCCCGTGAGCAGCAGACCGTAAGGATCAGCACCGACAGCAGGCGCTATGGCAAGATCGTCACCGTGGTCGAAGGGATCGACGAGAACGACATCGACATGGACGACCTGGCCAAGAAATTGAAAAGCAAGTGCGCTGCCGGAGGTACGGCCAAAGAAGGCCGCATCGAGCTGCAGGGCGACCACAAGAAGAAGGTCAAAGAGGTCCTCGAACAGATGGGCTTCAAGACGGATGTTAGATGA
- the rpmC gene encoding 50S ribosomal protein L29, producing MALLRTSEIREMPVEDRAKKLRELRDELMHERGTAAMGGAPTNPGKIRALRTNIARIETIQKEEEKH from the coding sequence ATGGCCCTTCTCAGGACCTCGGAGATCAGGGAGATGCCCGTCGAGGACCGCGCCAAGAAGCTGCGCGAGCTCCGCGACGAGCTCATGCACGAGAGGGGGACCGCCGCCATGGGCGGCGCTCCCACCAACCCCGGGAAGATCAGGGCCCTCAGGACGAACATCGCTAGGATCGAGACCATCCAGAAGGAGGAGGAGAAGCACTAA
- a CDS encoding 30S ribosomal protein S3: MASERKFIAENTRRVLLKEYLMKEVTRAGFGGLDVQRTPMGTRVTLVTERPGIVIGRRGAAIKNLTRAIEEDFKFDNPQVEVQEVENPNLNAQIMAEKLAFALERGWHFRRAGHSTIRRVMDNGARGCHIIIAGKLTGQRHRTEKFKEGYIKFCGEPKLKDVDKGYAVAKLKPGVIGVTVEIMRPTAKLPDEIDVTAPAEAVEKFPDLAPMMEKKDDFSPVETKPVEEAPAEEAEPEITEAKEGEQ, encoded by the coding sequence ATGGCAAGCGAAAGGAAGTTCATCGCCGAGAACACCCGGCGGGTCCTCCTCAAGGAATACCTTATGAAGGAAGTGACCAGAGCTGGGTTCGGCGGATTGGACGTGCAGAGGACCCCCATGGGGACCAGGGTCACGCTCGTCACCGAGCGCCCCGGGATCGTCATCGGCCGCCGCGGTGCCGCAATCAAGAACCTGACCCGCGCCATCGAGGAGGATTTCAAGTTCGACAACCCCCAGGTGGAGGTCCAGGAAGTAGAGAACCCCAACCTCAACGCCCAGATCATGGCCGAGAAGCTGGCCTTCGCCCTGGAGAGGGGCTGGCACTTCCGCCGCGCCGGGCACTCCACCATCAGGAGGGTCATGGACAACGGCGCCAGGGGCTGCCACATCATCATAGCCGGCAAGCTCACTGGGCAGAGGCACAGGACCGAGAAGTTCAAGGAGGGCTACATCAAGTTCTGCGGCGAGCCCAAGCTGAAGGACGTCGACAAGGGCTACGCCGTGGCGAAGCTCAAGCCCGGCGTCATCGGCGTCACCGTCGAGATCATGCGCCCTACCGCCAAGCTGCCTGACGAGATCGACGTCACCGCTCCGGCGGAAGCGGTCGAGAAGTTCCCTGACCTCGCTCCCATGATGGAGAAGAAGGATGACTTCTCGCCGGTGGAGACGAAACCCGTCGAGGAGGCGCCCGCTGAGGAAGCCGAGCCCGAGATCACCGAGGCCAAGGAGGGTGAGCAGTAA
- a CDS encoding 50S ribosomal protein L22 — protein sequence MAGYTQYTDPDKTSRAIGKEMPISPKDSREVCRMLRGRKVSMAIKMLEEVIDAKRPVPFARYNTGVAHKPGVGPGRYPKKSAEAILKVIESAKHNAEYKGLDSENMKVKVITANLGRVIPGYMPRAYGRSTQWNQQTVNIEVILEEVQ from the coding sequence ATGGCTGGATACACTCAATACACTGATCCGGACAAGACCTCCAGGGCCATCGGGAAGGAGATGCCCATCTCCCCCAAGGACTCCCGCGAGGTGTGCCGCATGCTGAGAGGCCGCAAGGTCTCCATGGCCATCAAGATGCTCGAGGAGGTCATAGATGCCAAGAGGCCGGTGCCCTTCGCCCGCTATAACACGGGCGTGGCGCACAAGCCCGGCGTCGGACCTGGCCGCTACCCCAAGAAGTCGGCGGAAGCGATCCTCAAGGTCATCGAGAGCGCCAAGCATAACGCCGAGTACAAGGGCCTTGACTCCGAGAACATGAAGGTCAAGGTCATCACCGCCAACCTGGGACGCGTCATCCCCGGGTACATGCCCCGCGCCTACGGCAGGAGCACCCAATGGAACCAGCAGACGGTGAACATCGAGGTCATCCTAGAGGAGGTACAGTAA
- a CDS encoding 30S ribosomal protein S19, translated as MAKEKIGGQKAARRKQRKKKGGITARRKKEFTFRGFTMEELLEMPFDEMVTLLPSRTRRTLTRGMNDEQKTAFETIKAGKKEVVRTHRRDVPIIPQFVGKRVAVYNGKEFFEFEIKPEMIGHFTGEFSMTRHEVKHSGPGVGATRGSKFLPLK; from the coding sequence ATGGCAAAGGAGAAGATTGGCGGCCAGAAGGCCGCGAGAAGGAAGCAGCGGAAGAAGAAGGGCGGCATAACCGCCCGCAGGAAGAAGGAGTTCACCTTCCGCGGCTTCACCATGGAGGAGCTGCTGGAGATGCCCTTCGACGAGATGGTCACCTTGCTCCCGAGCAGGACCAGAAGGACGCTTACCCGCGGGATGAACGACGAGCAGAAGACCGCCTTCGAGACCATCAAGGCCGGCAAGAAGGAGGTCGTCAGGACCCACCGCCGCGATGTGCCCATAATCCCCCAGTTCGTAGGGAAGAGGGTCGCCGTATACAACGGGAAGGAGTTCTTCGAGTTCGAGATCAAGCCCGAGATGATCGGGCACTTCACCGGGGAGTTCAGCATGACCAGGCACGAAGTGAAGCACTCTGGACCGGGCGTCGGTGCCACCAGGGGTTCCAAGTTCCTGCCGCTTAAGTAA
- a CDS encoding 50S ribosomal protein L2 — protein sequence MGKQLRQQRRGQGTSVYRSPGHRHIGDIRYPKVDATAGTITDLIHAPGRSGPLAKINFAGKNVLMIAAEGMTVGNEVSYGDSNADMSPGNVVLLSKVPEGSYIYNIEGKPGDGGKFVRAAGTSATLVSRGDRVVVLMPSGSFKTFDPRCRASVGVVAGGGQKEKPFGKSGNKFHAYRSKSKAYFKVKGVAMNPVNHPHGGGGHPHVGKPSTVSRNASPGRKVGRLSPKRRK from the coding sequence ATGGGAAAACAACTCAGACAGCAGAGAAGGGGCCAGGGCACCTCGGTGTACCGCAGCCCCGGTCACAGGCACATCGGCGACATACGGTATCCTAAGGTGGACGCCACCGCCGGAACGATCACCGACCTCATACACGCCCCCGGCAGGAGCGGACCCCTGGCAAAGATCAACTTCGCCGGCAAGAACGTCCTCATGATCGCCGCTGAGGGGATGACGGTCGGGAACGAGGTCAGCTACGGCGATTCCAACGCTGACATGTCCCCCGGCAACGTGGTGCTTCTCAGCAAGGTCCCCGAGGGCAGCTATATCTACAACATCGAGGGCAAGCCCGGCGACGGCGGCAAGTTCGTCCGCGCCGCGGGCACCTCTGCAACCCTGGTCAGCAGGGGCGACAGGGTCGTTGTCCTAATGCCCTCCGGGTCGTTCAAGACCTTCGACCCCCGCTGCCGCGCCTCGGTAGGCGTGGTCGCAGGAGGCGGTCAGAAGGAGAAGCCCTTCGGAAAGTCGGGGAACAAGTTCCACGCCTACCGGAGCAAGAGCAAGGCTTACTTCAAGGTCAAAGGTGTAGCCATGAACCCCGTCAACCACCCCCACGGTGGTGGCGGTCACCCGCACGTCGGCAAGCCCAGCACCGTCAGCAGGAACGCGTCGCCCGGTCGTAAGGTCGGCCGTCTCTCGCCCAAGCGGAGGAAGTGA
- the rplW gene encoding 50S ribosomal protein L23 translates to MAKSNILLHPYVTEKTMNYMAGTPTQDFKDGNKIEFVVLKEANKQEIKVAFEKQFDVKVKRVWTKITKDGKRATIQLAEGYSAEDIGMRIGVF, encoded by the coding sequence ATGGCCAAGAGCAACATTCTGCTCCACCCCTATGTGACGGAAAAGACGATGAACTACATGGCCGGCACTCCTACCCAGGATTTCAAGGACGGCAACAAGATCGAGTTCGTCGTGCTCAAGGAAGCGAACAAGCAGGAGATCAAGGTGGCCTTCGAGAAGCAGTTCGATGTCAAGGTCAAGAGGGTCTGGACCAAGATCACCAAGGATGGCAAGCGCGCCACGATACAGCTCGCCGAGGGCTACTCGGCAGAGGATATCGGAATGAGAATCGGAGTGTTCTGA
- the rpl4p gene encoding 50S ribosomal protein L4: MAKSNVNIYSVKGEVVKSVELPSAFATEFRPDVIKRAADAEMANKRQPYGPSPTAGVRHAVSQWGKGRGTSRVQRLTQGNKAAESPNNVGGRRAFPPKPEKDYSKKVNRKEKTKAKLSALAALSDVEMVKLRGHQFEDGITLPVVVEDDFEKLATTSEVVEALAGIGISADLDRAKDGKKVRAGRGKMRSRKYKTPRSILVVVSAKEAPVFMGANNLPGVEITSTEGLSAGKLAPGGAAGRLTVFSESALKQVGEW, encoded by the coding sequence ATGGCCAAGAGCAATGTTAACATATATTCCGTAAAGGGCGAGGTCGTGAAGAGCGTGGAGCTCCCCTCCGCCTTCGCCACTGAGTTCAGGCCGGACGTGATCAAGAGGGCCGCCGATGCCGAGATGGCCAACAAGCGCCAGCCCTATGGCCCCTCCCCCACGGCGGGGGTGCGACATGCTGTTTCCCAATGGGGCAAGGGCCGCGGTACCTCCAGGGTCCAGCGCCTTACCCAGGGCAACAAGGCCGCCGAGTCGCCCAACAACGTGGGCGGCCGCAGGGCCTTCCCGCCCAAGCCGGAGAAGGACTATTCCAAGAAAGTCAACCGCAAGGAGAAGACCAAGGCCAAGCTGTCCGCGCTCGCTGCCCTCAGCGACGTCGAGATGGTGAAGCTGAGAGGCCACCAGTTCGAGGACGGCATCACCCTGCCCGTGGTCGTCGAGGACGACTTCGAGAAGCTCGCCACCACCTCCGAGGTCGTGGAAGCGCTCGCCGGTATCGGCATCTCCGCCGACCTGGACCGCGCCAAGGACGGCAAGAAGGTCCGCGCTGGACGCGGCAAGATGAGGAGCAGGAAGTACAAGACCCCCCGGAGCATCCTGGTGGTCGTTTCCGCCAAGGAGGCCCCGGTGTTCATGGGCGCCAACAACCTGCCCGGCGTGGAGATAACCTCGACCGAGGGCCTGAGCGCCGGAAAGCTCGCCCCCGGCGGCGCCGCCGGGAGGCTGACGGTGTTCTCTGAGTCCGCCCTCAAGCAGGTAGGAGAGTGGTAG
- a CDS encoding 50S ribosomal protein L3: MPNKRRPKKGSKAYSPRKRAVSQTPRLDSWPEISEGPKLQDFAGYKAGMTHAFVVDFRKSSLTTGQEIQVPVTVLEVPPMKVAAVRVYENTRYGLKTAGEVWAPSVDEALKRKLPIPKNYDFEKAWTELNKNDIEDVRVLTYTQPKLITGVPKKVPDLMETRVGGGSLEQRLEYAKGLLGKDITVTEFAKDGAIIDVAAVTKGKGFQGAIKRWGVKLLSHKNSKHRRMVGNLGPKRPGFVRPTVPQAGQVGYHQRTEFNKRILKVGEKGDEVNPKGGFVHYGAVRGSYVLIHGSVPGPTKRLIRLRDPVRPTGAVLKEAPNLVYVSTESKQGA; the protein is encoded by the coding sequence ATGCCAAACAAGAGACGTCCAAAGAAAGGCTCGAAAGCATATTCGCCGAGAAAGCGAGCAGTAAGCCAGACACCCAGGTTAGACTCCTGGCCCGAGATCAGCGAAGGCCCTAAGCTTCAGGACTTCGCGGGCTATAAGGCGGGCATGACCCACGCGTTCGTGGTGGACTTCCGCAAGAGCAGCCTCACCACCGGGCAGGAGATTCAGGTCCCCGTGACCGTTCTGGAGGTGCCTCCGATGAAGGTCGCCGCGGTCAGGGTCTATGAGAACACCCGCTATGGGCTCAAGACCGCCGGGGAAGTCTGGGCACCCAGCGTCGACGAGGCGCTGAAGAGGAAGCTGCCCATACCCAAGAACTACGACTTCGAGAAGGCCTGGACAGAGCTCAACAAGAATGACATCGAGGATGTCCGCGTGCTCACCTATACCCAGCCAAAGCTCATCACCGGCGTCCCCAAGAAGGTCCCTGACCTCATGGAGACCCGCGTCGGCGGTGGTTCCCTCGAACAGAGGCTGGAGTACGCCAAGGGGCTCCTGGGAAAGGATATCACCGTCACCGAGTTCGCCAAGGACGGCGCCATCATCGATGTTGCCGCCGTCACCAAGGGAAAGGGGTTCCAGGGCGCCATCAAGAGGTGGGGCGTCAAGCTGCTCTCCCACAAGAACTCCAAGCACCGCAGGATGGTAGGCAACCTGGGTCCCAAGAGGCCCGGCTTCGTCAGGCCCACCGTCCCGCAGGCCGGCCAGGTGGGCTACCACCAGAGGACCGAGTTCAACAAGCGCATCCTCAAGGTCGGGGAAAAGGGGGATGAGGTCAACCCCAAGGGCGGCTTCGTGCACTATGGCGCCGTCAGGGGCAGCTACGTGCTCATCCACGGCTCCGTGCCCGGACCCACCAAGAGGCTCATCCGTCTGCGCGACCCCGTGAGGCCCACCGGCGCTGTGCTTAAGGAGGCGCCCAACCTGGTATATGTATCTACTGAATCCAAGCAGGGGGCCTGA
- a CDS encoding DUF5611 family protein, with the protein MDFDIKKGHGASLEGDGLKNLMTEVFGAVKEEGGAYVTSFGATTRFEVKLISKTALSVATTSDKAAPTEAMVESNRKYNEFMEKATGFNTKERSKRLQKKAKDGKL; encoded by the coding sequence ATGGATTTCGACATCAAGAAGGGGCACGGAGCGAGCTTGGAAGGGGACGGCCTGAAGAACCTGATGACCGAGGTCTTCGGCGCAGTGAAGGAGGAAGGTGGCGCCTACGTCACATCGTTCGGCGCCACCACTCGCTTCGAGGTCAAGCTGATCAGCAAGACCGCCCTGTCGGTGGCGACCACTTCGGACAAGGCAGCGCCGACGGAGGCCATGGTCGAGTCGAACCGCAAGTACAACGAGTTCATGGAGAAGGCCACAGGGTTCAACACCAAGGAGCGCTCCAAGAGGTTGCAGAAGAAGGCCAAGGACGGCAAGCTCTGA
- a CDS encoding archaeosine biosynthesis radical SAM protein RaSEA: protein MARLTREELQVPVSMWREEDMIAGERAEAFVLIFRTTGCWWSYQGGCLMCGYNAASSRAVTIEDLKAQLAKATERYRGERMVKLYTSGSFLDENEVPPEVRDEVFSAFGKADRILFESRPEFITDDSLSRIDCARSAIAIGLESSNEEILRKSVRKGFTVADYTRAAEVMLDRKVPLRTYLLLKPPYLTERAAVEDAISSIQYSSQFSESVSVNPVNVQRDTVVEALWRRGNYRPPYLWSLVEVLRQGKEVSGCRVMSSPSGGGTARGVHNCDRCDRKILDAVQRFSFNQDAGEFEGLQCGCRKEWAAVMDVQDTMGTSVDISRYLSSELEFD, encoded by the coding sequence ATGGCCCGATTGACCAGGGAAGAGCTGCAGGTCCCCGTCAGCATGTGGCGGGAAGAGGACATGATCGCCGGGGAGAGAGCGGAAGCTTTCGTTCTCATATTCCGCACCACCGGGTGCTGGTGGTCCTACCAGGGCGGGTGCCTAATGTGCGGCTACAACGCCGCCAGCTCCCGCGCGGTCACGATCGAGGACCTGAAGGCTCAACTGGCCAAGGCCACGGAGCGCTACCGCGGCGAGAGGATGGTGAAGCTGTACACCTCTGGCTCGTTCCTTGATGAGAATGAGGTGCCCCCGGAGGTCCGGGACGAGGTGTTCTCCGCCTTCGGCAAGGCCGACCGGATCCTCTTCGAGAGCCGCCCGGAGTTCATCACCGATGATTCGCTGTCCCGCATCGACTGCGCGCGGTCCGCGATCGCCATCGGGCTGGAGAGCTCGAACGAGGAGATCCTCCGGAAGAGCGTGCGCAAAGGCTTCACCGTGGCCGACTACACCCGCGCTGCCGAAGTGATGCTGGACCGGAAGGTCCCCCTCAGGACGTACCTCCTGCTGAAGCCGCCGTACCTCACGGAGCGCGCTGCGGTAGAGGACGCCATCAGCTCGATACAGTACTCCTCCCAGTTCTCCGAGAGCGTCAGCGTCAACCCGGTGAACGTGCAGCGGGACACCGTGGTAGAGGCGCTGTGGCGCCGGGGCAACTACCGCCCGCCTTACCTGTGGTCGCTGGTAGAAGTGCTGAGGCAGGGCAAGGAGGTCAGCGGATGCAGGGTGATGTCCTCGCCCTCCGGGGGAGGGACCGCGAGGGGCGTGCACAACTGCGACCGTTGCGACAGAAAGATTCTTGACGCCGTCCAGCGTTTTTCCTTCAATCAGGACGCAGGGGAGTTCGAGGGCCTGCAGTGCGGGTGCCGGAAGGAATGGGCGGCCGTCATGGACGTCCAGGACACCATGGGCACCAGCGTGGACATCTCACGGTACCTGAGCAGCGAGCTGGAGTTCGATTAA
- a CDS encoding B12-binding domain-containing radical SAM protein: protein MRSHNGGYPIVLTSDRTLMSEYGGGLFMGFSACLPKGTVPDNVYFNLLCPSIEADKDGSVSVAPCGMRKIEAALLRSGFSQDDIIVAHPDKLHLVIGPDTKVLGLTENDPLGIGPATSTFTQILGGEPHMKLKLQELVRHPSVQKYHPRIILGGPGSWQLAERGARESIGVDCVVIGEAERVVGPLFRKAMSGEDIPRMVMGEVTPIEEIPQLEHATLNGIVEIARGCGRGCEFCVPQLQKYRCLPVENICRDVDLNLRAGRQPILHAEDVLRYGAKSIAVDEEKVVGLFRAVKGRPGVTKVGISHFALASVASAPRAVAEISEILELDGSRWLGGQTGVETGSPRLMARYMRGKCRPFECEQWPDTVVQAFQVLEDNHWVPCATIIMGLPGETESDVAMTSELVDRLHGFRSLIVPLFFVATGELNDGCKSFDLQQMSRTYSELFLNCWEHNLKWGSSLYEGWDRIALKNNVARRFIRLAYNFGSNEVKEAIRVCREEYDTDLGRIVDANRKGDLNIESMTARAIVNMVKGEL, encoded by the coding sequence ATGCGCAGCCATAATGGAGGGTATCCGATCGTCCTGACTTCCGATCGGACGTTGATGAGCGAGTACGGCGGAGGACTGTTCATGGGGTTCAGCGCGTGCCTGCCGAAGGGCACCGTCCCCGACAATGTTTACTTCAACCTGCTCTGTCCTTCCATCGAGGCGGACAAGGACGGCTCGGTGAGCGTTGCGCCCTGCGGAATGCGGAAGATCGAGGCGGCCCTGCTCCGGAGCGGCTTCTCCCAGGACGACATCATCGTCGCTCATCCTGACAAGCTGCATCTGGTCATCGGGCCGGACACCAAGGTCCTGGGGTTGACGGAGAACGATCCTCTGGGCATCGGCCCGGCCACCTCGACGTTCACCCAGATCCTGGGCGGCGAGCCCCACATGAAGCTGAAGCTCCAGGAATTGGTCCGCCATCCCTCCGTCCAGAAGTACCACCCCAGGATAATCCTGGGCGGCCCAGGGTCCTGGCAGCTGGCGGAGCGGGGAGCCAGGGAATCGATCGGTGTGGACTGCGTGGTGATAGGGGAGGCCGAGAGGGTGGTGGGGCCCCTGTTCCGCAAGGCCATGTCCGGCGAGGACATCCCCAGAATGGTCATGGGCGAGGTGACGCCCATTGAGGAGATACCCCAGCTGGAGCACGCCACGCTGAACGGGATCGTGGAGATCGCCCGGGGATGCGGCCGGGGCTGCGAGTTCTGCGTGCCCCAGCTGCAGAAGTACCGGTGCCTGCCGGTGGAGAACATCTGCCGCGACGTGGACCTGAACCTCCGGGCGGGGCGGCAGCCCATCCTTCATGCCGAGGACGTGCTGCGCTATGGTGCCAAGTCCATCGCGGTGGACGAGGAGAAGGTGGTGGGCCTGTTCCGCGCGGTGAAGGGCCGGCCCGGAGTGACCAAGGTGGGCATCTCCCACTTTGCCCTGGCCTCCGTGGCCAGCGCGCCTCGCGCGGTGGCAGAGATCTCCGAGATCCTTGAGCTGGACGGGAGCAGGTGGCTGGGAGGACAGACCGGGGTGGAGACCGGAAGCCCCCGGCTCATGGCCCGATACATGCGCGGCAAGTGCCGCCCCTTTGAGTGCGAGCAATGGCCCGACACGGTTGTGCAGGCCTTCCAGGTGCTGGAGGATAACCATTGGGTACCCTGCGCCACTATCATCATGGGGCTGCCTGGGGAAACGGAGAGCGACGTGGCCATGACCAGCGAGTTGGTGGACCGCCTGCACGGCTTCCGGTCCCTCATTGTCCCGCTGTTCTTCGTGGCCACCGGCGAGCTGAACGACGGGTGCAAGTCCTTCGATCTGCAGCAGATGAGCAGGACCTACAGCGAGCTGTTCCTGAACTGCTGGGAGCACAACCTGAAATGGGGCAGCTCCCTCTACGAAGGCTGGGACCGCATCGCTCTCAAGAACAACGTAGCGAGGAGGTTCATCCGGCTGGCCTACAACTTCGGCAGCAACGAGGTCAAGGAGGCCATCCGGGTCTGCCGCGAGGAGTACGACACCGACCTCGGCCGGATCGTCGATGCCAACCGGAAGGGGGACCTGAACATAGAGAGCATGACCGCACGGGCCATCGTCAACATGGTCAAGGGCGAGCTTTGA